tgagaagcctgcacacctcaaggaagagtagcccccagctcgccacaaccagagaaagcctgcacacagcagcgaagacccagcgcagccaaaaattaattaattaattaatttaaaaataccatagCCATAGCACACATGTTCATGAGGAACAAGATGTCATACTTCAGCTGGGTTCTGAGTTCGAATTTGTGGATTCATTTTGGCATCCATAAGTCCTGCTAAGTAATAAGCAGTAATAGGCACCAACCATTTAAGACAAATATGTGGGAgagaaaaatttgagaaaatctTGTCTGTTGACTTTAAGTTTTCTGAGAATTAGGAAAAGAACACTGTTGTTTGGTGTTACTAGCTGTATTTCTTAGCCTTGTTTAGTGAAAAATCATTGACCAAGTTTTTATACCTTCGGGTCCTGTAAAGGTTCATACCCTTAACTCCTAAATGCAGATGTTTCACTGTTAAGATCCCATGTGGATCTGAGGATTTCTGGGGAATGCTGAGGAATACTTTCTTTTGGCCTCTATGAGTAACCTGTGTGCTGTGGGAAAGCCCAGGGTATTTATTCCAAAGTCTAGGTCATTTATGaacctttccttttatttttagaagttatATTCTATTTGGTTGTTAAAATACCCTAAGTAccataaacctttttttttttttagaaattgtgacagcctttattgagcactttgtATTTTGCTGAGCACTCTGAATTATTACATGTCATCGttactaatattattaatatttgccttttttttttttttttttgtggtatgcgggcctctcactgctgtggcctcccccattgcggagcacaggctccggacgcgcaggctcgacggccatggctcacaggcccagccgctccgcggcatgtgggatcctcccggaccggggcacgaacccgcgtcccctgcatcggcaggcggactctcaaccactgcgccaccagggaagccctaccataaACCTTAATGTTTGCTATGAACCAATCTCTATACATGAATTCTCATCTAAATTCCACATAGCAAGTCTTATAGGATAGGTACTCTGATCATCCTCATTTTTccgatgaagaaactggggcttagagaaattaagtaacagGCCGAAGGTCACACAGTTGTAAGTGGCCGAGGTGGGATTTGAACGCAGGTAGTCTAGCCTCTATCAGAGCCCATGCATTTAATCACTACACTGTTTACACCACTGCTGCTGAAATTATATTAAGAGAACCCTTTGTGGAGTTCCCAAGCCACCCTGGTTAAAGTGGACTAGAGGATAGTGGTGGTTGCTCTTCATGCCGCGAAACTGTACGGTTAACACCTTCAGCTTCCCCTCCTAGAGACTGGCCATCCATCCGTAAAGCAGTTCTGCTGACATCTCTTCCTGCCTGTTTAGAAATCAGAATGGTTTTTAGTCTCCACTAAAAAGAGTACATTTTTCCTATTGCGGTTCAGATGATGAGTTCCAGTTATTACAGAGGAATTTCATGGACAAGTACTACCAGGAGTTTGAAGACACAGAAGAGAATAAGCTCACCTACACacctatttttaatgaatatgtaaGTGGATTCCTGTTTCTCTTACTGGAGATTAGGAtttctttaaattatgaatttagAAACAAATGATGTTGAAATCTGCTCAACTTTTAAAATCTGCCATCAGCACCCTGCTGGGAAGCCTAATTAGAATCTGATTTAGTCTTCATCTCCTGTTGTTTTCCTCTGCACAGTTCTTGGGgctgttttccaaatatttaatgaCTTCGTCTTCTGTTTTAAAACATGTTTGGCTTTATCATAATCCTGCTTTCAGTTACATATGTGGATTCACCATACCTTGCACTTACATACTTTTGACCCTTTGGGCTTTCACACACTATTTTTTCCTACTGCATAATCCAGTCAGGTATGCACGACTGTTTGATAAAAGTGAAAACTAAGACCAAGATCATTAAGTAGTTGGTGGCGAAACCAAGACTAGAACCCAGGAACCTCGACTCTGACCCCTTGGGTCTTTGCCCTATGCCAAGGCCTCGTGCAGCCTCCTGTTATGATCTCATCGGTCCGAGAAGAGGTTTGAGCCTCCAGGACTTTCTTCCCTTAACATAGAAGTGTGGCAGAGTCGAAGAAGGTTTCTTAAGCCAAGCCTCagcttttaaggaacctgcaATTACCTTCAACTGTGTGCTTTTTTATATGTTCTTTCCGCACAGATTCCGTCTACCCAGGCAGAAAAGCCCCCACTTACCTCACTCCTCACTTCCCGCCGTGGGGAGTGGGAGCCCTTCTGCTCCCTATCCCTACCCACCTTGGAGCATTCCTCTTGTTACATCGTAATTACTTGCAAATGCCTCTCCCACGGGTGGGCCAGGGCACAGGGGGTGTGCTCACTGAGGACAGGAGctgggtttgggtttgggttCTCTGGGTTCTCCCAGCACTCGGCGGGGAGCCAGGCACACAGAATAGGCTCTTAGGAAATGTTTTCAAAGGGCTGGAGGACAGGCTTTCTGAAgagaaactttgttttcttaaagcaCAGTCTGACCAAGATCCTTTCCACTGTTAGATTTCTTTGGTAGAAAAGTATATAGAAGAACAGCTGTTGGAGCGGATTCCTGGATTTAACATGGCGGCTTTCACTACAACTTTACAGTGAGTTGAGCTTGACTCTGCTTTTTTACGTCTTTTTACCCTCCTCAACTCTGAAAGAAGACCCTCCCCCTTGTTTTCCTCAGTGCTTGAATATCAAGCTTTAGAGCACTTGGTTAGGTCCTGGGTGGGAGGCCCTCCAGACCTTTGAGGGAAATCTCGAAGAGACAGTCTGTatcatcattcattcatgaaGCAGCCACCCTTTTCTTTTGCAGGCACCATAAAGATGAAGTGGCCGGTGACATTTTCGACATGCTGCTCACGTTTACGGATTTTCTggcttttaaagaaatgtttctgGACTATAGAGCAGTAAGTTCCTCTGTCTGTTTAGTCACAGTGAACTGCTTAGAAAGTTCCAAGTAGACCTGTCGAGCACAAACCACCCCCTGTGCTCTTCTCTGTAAGACTGGCCAGTATCAGCCCAGCAGTGAGTGACGTGTCAGCAGAGCGAGCTGCTGTCCTCTGCTGGCCGGGGCCTGGGACCCTTAACAAGGAATTACATTCTCATGGTTTTGGTGAAACAGGTCCCAGGCACCTTATAGGGTTCCTAAATAATCGAAAGGACAAAGCCAAAAAACAGGTCAAATTGCCTTGCTTTTCTTGGAGTACAGGTTcttaataggaaaaagaaatgtttttcagtGAAGAGaggtcatttttttgtttttttggctgcgcctcatggcatgtgggatcttagttccccaaccaagggaccagggatcgaacccgtgacccctgcagtggaagcgtggagtcttaaccactggactgccagagaagtccccaagaGGTGCATTTTTAAAGAGTGACCAGCtctgaatataaatgcaaaatcacATACTCCCTCTTCCTGTGTGCTCCCTGGTGGCCCACCCTGAACACTTCCTTCCCTGTTACGAGCTAGAAAGgacttttttttgtctcttgcctcttaaagTTGCTCTCTTCTCATGTAGGAAAAAGAAGGCCGGGGACTGGACTTAAGCAGCGGTTTAGTGGTGACTTCATTGTGCAAATCATCTTCTATGACAGCTTCCCAGAACAATCTGCGGCCCTAGGTCCCACCTCCAGGTAATGGGATCTTTCTAGACATCACCAGCCCAGTAGACTGGGAGAGGCTTTGGCTGATGATGTCAGAAGAATACATCTTGGAATGACTGACTCTGTTCTGCAACTCTTTGTTAAGTATTGATGGGTCAGAAGATGACCCGACCTTCCTGGGACACGTGCTTGTCTTCAGTAACCCTAGTACTCCTCCCTGAGTAGACACCTCTTTCAGGAGCTTCTGAGCCTGGCTCCTGCACCAAGCCCAAGTCCAGCATTCCACCTGGGGGGCACTTCCCTAGCATATGTGTTGGTGTGTCCTTGTTGGAAGAACCCACCATTACCAACTCTCTTGGCCCAGCAGGCCTTGCATGtcccagcaggctttttttttttttttttttttttttttttttttttgcggtatgcgggcctctcactgctgtggcctctcccattgcggagcccaggctccggacgcacaggctcagcggccatggctcacgggcccagccgctctgcagcatgtgggatcttcccagaccagggcatgaacccatgtcccctgcatcagcaggcggactctcaaccactgcgccaccagggaagccctcccaacCAGGGTTTTTGTGCACTCACAGCTTTTTATATGGGTCAGAGTTTCAGTCCTGCAGCTGCAGTAGGCTTTTTGACTGGGAATATTTATCTAGGGTTTAACTCAAGCTAGGTACCCATCTCAAGATTTCTGAAACTCCTACTATCATAGCTAGTCTTGGCTGTAGGAATCGACTTAGAGAGTTGTCCTTTACCTAAAAAGGTACTTGTGAAAATCAGTTCCTAGTCTTACATGTACAGTCCTTGTATCACTTTACTGTCTTCTACTGGTCCTGATGCAGTCCCATTGTTTCTATAACTCTCATTTATgtgtttttgaaaacatttttatagatgaatacTCAGGCTAACCTAGTGGATATAATCTTGGAACTTCCATGATTACCCACTTCAAGATCAAAGTATTATATTGCTGTGTGCTTTTTAGCTGTTAGTGCTATGAAAGCAAAAATGCTTTCCGTGTTGGTGTTCCTATTTTACTGGGCACCAATGAATGTATGCTGGAAGTAGTCTAAAAGGtttccttttcttagagcatgTTAGTGTTTGTGCAGGTTTGCTTAAAACCCTTTCTATGTAGAACAGCTCCTTAGGTTTTCTGTTGGGGTAGGGGCTCTGCACTTCCTTCTTGCTGTCAAAATAATCCTACCAAGATAGTGCTCCACTGGTCTAGCTCAGTAGGAGATAGCAAACAGCTTTACTGGTCATCTGTCTGCTTGGATTTAGTACACTGGTTTAGTACAATGTTTGATAGAACATTACTGACCAGAAAACATGGGTGTCACCTCTCTAGAAAGAAAAACTATAGTAGTTCAATTCCCAGTGTATaccttagttgtttttttgttgctttttttatttttaaagtaaaaataagactCTTCTGACTTTTCACTTGGCTGTTCTGGTTTTAAAGGATGAGCTAGCTGTAGGCTGTGCGTTTTTCTGTACCAACGTGGCGCTTATTAAATACTTTTGTACCATGAGTAAAATTTCAGgtgttttgaaaaaaacaaaaaccatcatTCTAAATGAGTCATCCCTTCTTTACTTTTGCTGCTGCCATCAGGTTATCAGTACTTTGGTCTTTCGAGACGAAGGCTTTTTAAAACACTTCCTCTCCTGGCCTTGCCTACCCTTCTTGCTCTTTTTATAAACGGGACTGCCCATCGCAGGCCAGGCATGTTGGAAGCACTTGATGAAGAATCCCTCTATTCAGTCTGGCTGAGAAAAGGCAGGTGGACAAATCCAAAGATGAAATTATGAAAAGTGAACAAAAAAGGCAAATggttctttttcatccttttccacTCAGGAAAAAAGCAGGCACGTCTGTTGTAGCTTCACATTAGAAAGCaggctttctgatttttttaaaacaaactagaACTCTCTCCATCTGCTCAGGAACTTAGCTCATCATGTCCCACCTTCAGAGGGGCTCAGGGATGGTTGGGATGAGAAGGCCCCACGTGCAGACCTAGCCTCAGGGGACATTTGCCTCCTCCTATTGCTTAGGCCTCCTCAGCCATGGGAAGCACTCTTCACCCAAACTGCAGGGCCAGGGGCTAAGGGCTGGGGGATGCATTGGCCTGAGCCAACAGGTAGTTGTTTGACAAAGAGTGTTAACATCTCCAGCAAAATAGGCTGTGTTTTAGGGTGTCAGAAACCTGGTAAGACTTGCCaaggattttgttttctcttaagcCTCAAAAGAAAATCGGTTGGTCTTCCTTAAAACTATCCTTTTATGGCTTAATTCTAGAATGACTTTAATTTGTTATTCAAACTCTGAGACACTGGAGAGTAAAAAGGGATGCTATTAATTGTCACACCAGGACAACAGGCACAAACTAGGCCTGGGACCCAAATGGGACATGGGTATCAGACTTagtcctccccccaacccttcgCAATGGAGCAGCTCATCTGCAACTGTTTGAATCTAGTTACATTTTAATTGTTCCCAGTTTTTTAAGACAGGACCAAGGAGTGCCCAGAAATGCCTGTGGCTTATTATTCAGAGCATGTTGCGCTGTGGTGGGAAAATAAGTTCAGAAGGACTCCCCCTCTTTGCTGCTCTCCCCCCTCTCTCTACTGTCTGTAGCAGCTCCGCGCATCAGGCACTTGGATTATCTGATCTCTGAACTTCATAAACTGTCAAGGTAGGCGACATTATGGCAATCTTAAGTTCATCAAGATGACTAAATGATTTACTGTTAAACTGAGACCCTTTTCTGAATAAAAAGGGGTGCTATTAAATTTACGCCATGACAAGCGGCATAAACGGGACTGTCCCAGCAAAGCAGGCAGGAAGTTGGTCATCCTACCTCAGGTCAAAGTGGCTGGTGGTGCTGAGTGACTCCAGGACTGGAATTGCCTTTAAATAGGCATTTGGAACCTTTGTAcggttgtcccttggtatccgtGGGGCACTGGTTCCAGGACCGCTGGGGATACCAAAACCCACAGATGcttaagggacttgagcatctgtgctcaagtcccttatgtaaaatggcgAGTATTTTGAATACAGCTGACTCTGCATATCACCTGattggttgaatcctcagatgtgAAACCCACGGATATGGAGGCCTGACTGTACTGACTTATGCTGCAGCGTCCTGGAGTTTATAAGCATCTATAACCGTGATTCCCCAACATCTTTTCCAAATAAgttctttcatctttatttttgtaaaaaaaaaacaaaaacaacgaaGTCGCCACCAAGCACAGGACAAGGACCTAGCCAGGACTTGCCACCTAGCAAGGACttgctttccctccctccctcatgtcCCAGGTGCCTGATCAACAGTGTCAAGGAGGCAGTCGGCATTGATGTTAGCTTTTCCCAAAGGGAAAACTACAAACAAGCGCTTGGGAAAGGGAGGGAAACCTGGAtaagcttttcatcattgagaagtCACTTAAAACTGATTAGTTTAAAATAACTGGTATGTCTGAAATGTAGGAAAGGAAGACCATGCTGTCAGCATCATAACCCTCTTTCGACATGTTTCCCTACAAGTGACGTGCTAGCTTGGTGGAGGGTCAGGCCAGGATTATGTTTTAAGGAATCAGAACGGTTTCATGAATTTGCTCAGCTTCccagaacagaaacagagataaataattgcTGCTTGTTAGGCATATTCTATGGTGGGCTGCAAGTCTGGAGTCATTGTTAGTGTATTTAGTGCCAATGAGAAGGCTGGGTTCCAGCCTTGGACACCGAAGTCCTaaagacaaagcagagagagtccTGTATCCCCCATCACCTTCTGCTGAATATGGAGGATGGAGAGGTCTTGGCTGTTGGCCTCTCTTCCAGCCCATGCGCCTGCCAGAGGAAGGGTCCTGATTCCTTGGGAGTGTGGGGTGAGCCCAAGGAGTCTGATGAGCAGAGAAGAGCAAGTGTAGTCCCTTCCGGGCTGACTCCATGCAGGGCTCAGGCTTCGGGCTTGCAGGGCCACCTGCACAGGGACCAGGCTACAGCCTTCAGGCCCAGGGTGGCCCATGGCACCAGTGGTTTAGGCATAGCCGCCAGCCATCTGACTGGTGGCTGCATTGCTGCCTACTCCTCGCCAGGCCTGGAAGCTGAAGAAAGCGCTCACTCCATAGGCAATCATCACTAAACACGAAAAGAACTGAAAGAGAAGACAGCAGAGGTGAGTCTGTCTGCAGCACGGCACACGGGGCTGGGGGCTATGACAGTGATACAAGCACCAGGAAGGTAGATGCAGACAGTGAAACCCGGGGCCCCTCAACCAGAATGAGCTGCTCTGGAGCCACACCACCTCCTCCTTAACCATACACCCATTTAACCACCATGGGGGCTGATGGGTACCGGGTTCTGGGGTGCCAActttatattctagtggggaaCCATTAACCACACAAGCCAGGTGTGTCTTAGATTGAGAGGGATAACTGGACAATGTGCTAAGAGTCACCAAGGGGTAGGAGCTACTTTATAGACACATTTCAGGGatttagttttaaaaaggcaATGTTCAGCTACCCTAGGAGTTTTTCTGGAATCAATTCATAGGTATCCCTACACTAGCACCTAAGGCCATGTTCAGAATTTCCATGTCTCTATCCTGGTGACTGAGTTCACAGATTTCAAAACCATCCTCACCAGAAAGAATGAGGAAACCCAAGTCCTGGTCTAACTCCCGCCCTACCCAGGACTCAGTTTAGGTGTGTCTCTTcacctctcttagcctcagtttcctggtctgtCGAAAGGACTGGCAgtccctgtccccctccccactgagGGAGTGGAAGGACAGTGAGGAAGTGCCTGCAGGGGCTCATGGGTGAGGCGTGCCAGGTATGGAGGGGATTCTGATTCTTCACTGGCTACCTGACGTGGAGCCAGAGTTTGAGCTGCATGGGAGAGCCTGAGGATCTCCCAAATGGTTTAAGCCGAAAGGTTTTTGTGCGTGCCTTTCTCCAGGGGGGAGGATAGAGCGCTTTTAACAGATTCTCCAAGAGGACCTATGACCCTAAATCATTGCAGCACGACCGATTTACAGTAGCGTGAACCCACACTTCATTTTTGCCACCCAGGTATTTCCCAAGCATTCTGGTTCCTCAGGGTTTTGCTGTTGATTATGGAAAACTGTGAGCCCACTGAGAGGAGGGTAATTCAGCACGTGGCAGGTGCCTGGCCTGGGACCAGGGAGCAGTGAGAGTCCAGGGGCCCAGACCTTGCTTTGGCCCGTCTCCCCTGTAACTGCCGAGGGTGCCCCAGGGAACCATACTCACGGAGGCAGCTGCACGCTGGTTGTACTGCCGGGTGCCCTTCAGGGACGTCAGTTCAACCGAAGCAGAGCAGGTGATGAAGGCCGTGATGTAGAGAACGGTGGCGCCCACATTAAATATCATTAACTGGGGGTAGGTGGGGGAGAGAAGTCTTAAGACATGAGACACTTCCAGTAACTGTGGAACCTCCTGGTCCCCACGAGCACATCCCTTTAGTAGCCAGAACAGGGGCTGGGGCTCAAGGATGAGGACGGAGACACGTGGGTCTTTCCCACTAAAAAGGCCTCAAGAGACGGCGGTCTACACAGGGTCAGCCTGGAGGCCATATGAGCAGGAAACGTAGACATACCGAAGGCTGAGAgatggcggtggggggggggggggggcggttgtGGAGGGGCTGCTAAAGTGACCTGGTCAGGACAGCAACAGTTCCACAAGTCAAAACCCATTCCTGATGGCAAGAGACCGAACCAAGTCTGTCTCTGAGTGCACCAGCTCAACCCGGGGCCTGCTTGTGTTGGCTCCCAGCCAGGCCCGGCCCTCCCTGTTCTCCGAGGACTTGGCTCTGAGGCTGACCCGTGCGGTGGGGGCGTGGGTGGTGGTGCCTCACGTCCCTCTCTGCCCTCAGTGGGAAGAACCTATGTCTGCCTTTCGGCCACATCCTAGGCTCTAGGCCCCATGTCAAATGCCAGGGTGAGGACCCCTAAGCCAGGCTGGCAAGGAAGGGTCCTGGGCTGACAACCAGGCCCAGGTCCCATTCCCCCAGCGCTTGGCCCCGGGAGCCAGTTGACACTTAGCAGAGATCACAAACTGGTGGCCCTCAGGCATGTTTGGCtcatcccatagatttttaaaaaatattacatcttAAATTTGATTTCATACGAAAACTTTAAGATTTATAACTTTCAATCTTAAAATATCAAGATTTGGCACTTGCATTCCCACTAACAACAGAGCTGAGTAGAGGCGGCTTCCTATGGACAGATGGGTGCGGGTTCTCCAGAACCCCTCCTGACCTATTTGACCCACGCCTTTTACCTGCGCCCGGAAGGGGACTTGTAGCCCCTATCCCAGAAAAGCCCAATTTGGCAATCATAATTCAGCCTCCTCTAGGAGGGTGAGACACTGCCTTGCCATCATGGCCTGGGAAAGGAGCCTCCTTCCATCAGCAGCTGTGGCTGGGCCCCAGATCTGTGCTAAGAGACACCAAGGCCCCTCCATCTCCGGGGATGTCTTTCTTCAAGGCTCCTAGAACACGAGGCAGGGGCTGGACCCTAGCCAGGAAGTCAGGCCGCCCCCTCCTCATGCCAGGATCTTCCCTCCAAGCCCAGTGCCCGCCGCAAACACCACCTGGCTCCTGCCAGTGATGTCAAGATCTAACAAACACGGTCTGTCTTGAGGATGACTCACGTTTCCTCAGCTTCAAAAGTCATTGAATTGCAAACAATGCTGCCTAGTCCCAGCTTTGCTTGTCTTACAATCATGTGCCTCTCTTGCCTCTCTCCGCTCACTGAAAGCCTCAGACCCCAGCTGCAGGGGTTTTCCGGGTCAGAGAAAAAAGCCCTAGCAGCTTTCTCTGTGTCTGGCCAGGGTACTTCCTATGGACACTCACAGCTCTGTGTCCCAAGGAGACTGACCCGGGCAACCCGGGACACCGTCCTCTGCCAGGCTGCAGGGGCCTCACCCTGCAGACGCGGGGTGCGGGGGGTGAGATGGCACGTTGAGCCCTGCACACACCAGGCCCAGCCTTGGTGATTCCTGCCAGCTCAGCCCAACCTCCAGGCCCAGGGCTGCCAGTCAGAACCCACAGATTCAAATCCCGACTGCCccccaaaaggaaaaatactttcaAGATCCCACCTCCGGTCTCTCCATTCAACAGCCCCTCACTTCTACTCCCTTCATGAGAGAAAGTCAAGCCTAAGTCCTCCTGGATTCATGGCTCTCAGTGCTCAGAAAATCTGGACACCTGAACCAccaatcctccctcccccacccagagcTACAGGCCAGCGAGGACTTCAGCCAACCCCCACCTGCCACTTCTCATTTAGGGAAGGCTGCATTGTCACAGCTACACCCAAAGGCAGAGGGGTCAGCCTGGACCCACCCCCAGGGTTCCTACCCAGACTCACCACCAGCGGCCAAGGCACCATGTATAGCTTCATGTGCAGCTGAAACAGGTAGAGGATGAAGAAGACGATTGTCACCAGCCAGAGGAAGACAGCGACAAACATCACCCAGCCATAGGCCGGGTACAGGTGGTACGAGGTGTCGGCAATCAGGGCCCACACCAGCAGCCCCAGCACCTGGAGGGAGCGAGACAGGGCCAGCGTCTCCCAGAGCCCCCAGCACTCAGGCTGGAGGCCACAGACCAGAGGCTTCCAGGCCTTTGCCGTGGAGCGCCCTCTGCAGGACACATTTCTCATTTGCCCAAGAAAAATGTACTTGGCTCCTACTACGTATCAATACATACCAAGCCCTTGCCTGGTAACGTACTCCTTTCAGATCTCAGCTGAAATGTTATGTGCTCCAGGGCACCTTCcctgctcctccagtctgggTTCCAGAACTCTCTTCTGTGCTCACATGGCCCCCCAGGCACCCACCACCCAAGACTGtaattctgtttccttccccagactGGAAGCCACAGCAGCAGTGCCTTCCACCCTGCTGCCTCCAGGGTGAGACCCCTGCAGCCCCGGAGGGGTGGTGTCCCAAGCTTGCCTAGTTCCCCACGGGCAAGACAATGACTGTCCCATTCATAGGTGCATCTCAGCACCCAGTACAGGACCCGAGCTTGGTCAGGGGCTTAGTAAAAGCCTCTGAAAGAAAGATGAAGTCACCAGCACATCCCTGAAGGAGGGACACACAAGCA
Above is a window of Phocoena sinus isolate mPhoSin1 chromosome 19, mPhoSin1.pri, whole genome shotgun sequence DNA encoding:
- the ARL2BP gene encoding ADP-ribosylation factor-like protein 2-binding protein isoform X1; protein product: MDALEEESFALSFSSASDAEFDAVVGYLEDIIMDDEFQLLQRNFMDKYYQEFEDTEENKLTYTPIFNEYISLVEKYIEEQLLERIPGFNMAAFTTTLQHHKDEVAGDIFDMLLTFTDFLAFKEMFLDYRAEKEGRGLDLSSGLVVTSLCKSSSMTASQNNLRP
- the ARL2BP gene encoding ADP-ribosylation factor-like protein 2-binding protein isoform X2, producing the protein MRSSASDAEFDAVVGYLEDIIMDDEFQLLQRNFMDKYYQEFEDTEENKLTYTPIFNEYISLVEKYIEEQLLERIPGFNMAAFTTTLQHHKDEVAGDIFDMLLTFTDFLAFKEMFLDYRAEKEGRGLDLSSGLVVTSLCKSSSMTASQNNLRP
- the PLLP gene encoding plasmolipin, with translation MAEFPSKVSTRTSSPAQGGGAAVSALRPDLGFVRSSLGALMLLQLVLGLLVWALIADTSYHLYPAYGWVMFVAVFLWLVTIVFFILYLFQLHMKLYMVPWPLVLMIFNVGATVLYITAFITCSASVELTSLKGTRQYNQRAAASFFSCLVMIAYGVSAFFSFQAWRGVGSNAATSQMAGGYA